DNA from Streptomyces sp. NBC_00536:
GCACCGACGCGGAGCGACCACACCGGCCTCAGCCACATCGCGGCAGCAGCCAGCTCCCCGCCAGCCACGGCATCAGCGTCCGTGCCCCTCACGCGCCTTTCGGGTCGACGGCGGGGGAACGGCGCCCAGCCCCAAGACCGGGGCGGTACACGGCCGCTCAGAGCCACCGACCCCCCTCCCTCCGCCGCTGGCCGTTTTTGCCTCGCCCGAAATACCCGCAGTCGCCAGCGCGGGTGGCCACGGAGGCTTACGGACAGTGGGCGCACCCCGTTGGAGGGGAGGGTGCCCACTTGTCGTAGGGCAGAGGGTTGTGGCCTGGGTGGGAGTCAACGTGCAGGTAAGGGATTTAGATTGGGGGCGCGTCGCATCATCGCAGGTCAGATGGGGTGCAACGCCGAAATAACGTACGTCCAAAGCAACGTTCGAGCCGAGATATGTAGCCTTGGGCGTCACATTCGCGAGTCGGAATGTGACCAGTGGTCACAAAATTTGGGCCTTCATGAGGGGCTCGGGAGAGCCAATGTGACCTATGGTCACATTGCGGGCGGAGTGGCGAGCGTCGCCGGGGGTTCACGTGGGCGGTGGGGGAGGAGACCCCTGGAGAAGGTACGTCCAGAGCTACAGTCGGGCCGCGAACGTACGTCAGGCGCTACCTTCGACACGCGAAAAGAGACCATGGGTCACATCTTTGGGACTCATGGTCTCTTTCAGTAGGCTCAGCGCGTCTTGGATACGACGTGAGGAGTTCAACTCGTGGAAGTGCCTGTACAGGGCGACCGGCTCCAGCCTCAGGGTGAGCCGGCGCGGAAGAAGGCTCCCCCACCGCTCAGTCCGTACCGCAGGGGTGACCAGGCGACCGTCTTCGCGGTGCCGGCGGGACACACCCTCACGGTCAAGGCTGAGCCAACATCGACCGGTTTCGTGGGGCGCAGCTTCGCCATGGACTCGCTGGAGTTCCTGCGGTGGGCCGCGGTGTACTTCCACGACGACGCTCTGAGCTTGCGGGTCGTGATCTTCCTGATGGGCTCGCAGGAGCCTGGTGGGCTGATCAAAGCGACCCAGGAACAGTTGGCCAAGACGCTCCAGGCGCACCGGGTCCACGTGAACCGGTCGATGCGTCTCCTGGTCGGCCTCGGACTCGTACACATGGTCAAGCGCGGCGTGTACCAGCTCAACCCGCAGGCATCGCTGCGCGGTGGGGTGACCGAGGTCGAGGAGGCCGAGCCACGAAGGTCCCACGAGAAGCTGACTCGTAAGATTGATCAGCTAGCGATCATCGACGCCTTCCGACATGATCCGAAGGCGCTCGAAGAGTTCAAGTGGCTCGAACTTCCTAAGCCAGCACCCCGAAGGCCGCGCAACCGCAAGAAGCCCGCAGAACCGGACACATCGGAGGAATAGATGTCGGCTCAGCCTGCTGAGGTGAACGCCCCTGTGTTGCTGTGGGGTTCGTTCAACGTCTTCGCGTACCTCCCGAACGTTCCGGGGCCCGCTCTGAGGCTGCTCGTGCACCTCATGGGAACGCAGGAGGCCGGAGGCCGGATCGTGCAGACTCAGCAGGTGATCGCCGATTATCTGGGAGTCGACCGGGCGCTGGTCAGCCGGGGACTGAAGCACCTGGAGCTCGCACGGCTCGTGGTGAAAGAGGGGCAGGGCATCTACCGGCTCAACCCCATGGTGGCGGCATTCCACACGCCGGCGGAGGCGCAGACCGCGTTCAATGCGATGAAGCCTGAGGATTACCTCGACGTCCCGGACTTCGAGGAGCGGTATCAGGCCGCTGTCGCGGATGATGAGCTCGCCCGGAAGAGGAAGGCCGCGGAGCGGAAGAAGACGGCGCCCGTGGGTGACCTCACCGCGCACCGCCGACGCAGGAACCAGGCCGCATCCTGAAGTACCGGTGAAGCAATGTGGGCCCCCGCCACTGGCGGGGGCCCACATGCGTCTTGGATACCCCTCCACTCTAACCGCCCGGGGCGGAAGGCGAAAGCGCAGCTTCTCCGGCAGTCAGGCGATTAGGCCGCGGCGCCGTACGTGGGGCTCGTAGACGGCGAGGAGGATGCCCTCAGCGCGGTCGGGGCTCTTCATTCCGCGGGCCTTCATCTGCTTCTTGGACTCCACCACGGCGTGGCCGCCGGCGTTGTTGCCGAGGTTGGGGGTGGTGAGCTGGATACCTGCCTCGCGGTCGACGCGCAGCCGGAGCCGGCCGGTGCCGGTGGAGGGGTCGGGCTGGAGCAGGGAACGGGTGGCGAGCCACATCTCGTCCCTCTTGCGGTAGGGGCGCATGACGGCGCCGGGATCGTCGCGGTCGGGTGACTCGGAGACCATGACGCCGACGATCTCGCTGTTGTGCTGGCCGTTGTCGCCCCAGACCTCCAGCATGCCGACGGCGCCGTGGCCCAGGCCGTTCTTGTCGATCTTCACGTGGATCTTCGCGGTGGAGCCGAGGGCTTTGGCCAGGCGTTCGGCGGCTTGGACCTCTTCGAGGATCTTCTTCGCGACCTTGACCTGGTTGTCGTTCACGGCCCCCGAGGAGTGGTGGCGGTGCTCGATCGCGTCGCCGACGATTCGGTAGATCGTGAACTCATCGCCCCCGTCCGCGGCCACGTCGATGCCGAGGCGGATCCAGGACCCGCGTTTGACCGTGTGGGTGGCGCGTTCCCCTTCGAGGCCGAGGTCACACAGCCGGACCCAGCCGGGGCCGGTGGGGTCGTCGTTGCGCTGGGCGTCTTCGACCCAGGTGACGGGGATGACCTTGCCGCCGCCGCCCTTCGGGAAGCGCGCGTACACCTTCGCCTGGACGTACGGGTGGTCCTCGCCGTACTCGCGGATCGTGCGGTTGACCCAGTCCATGTCCGGGAGGTGGAGGGCGAGGGAGTGCTTGGGGACGCCCGGGGGGCAGTCGTTGCAGAAGGGGACGCGTTCCTTCGTGATCGCGGGGGAGTCGAAGGTCGCGATCGGCACGGTGACCGATGAGGCTTCTTCCGGGTCGTCGCCTTCCTCGCACAGGCCCTCGAACCAGCTCCTCGGGTCGTCGGCCGGCGGGTTGCCGATGGCGAGCATCCTCGCATCGCCGGTCAAGAGGTTGTTGGTGCCGTTGCCGATGCCTCTCGCGATACCGCCGGCCTCGTCCACGATGATCAGGAGCTTGGGCGTGCCGTGGATGCCCTGCATGGCCGCTTCGTCGCCCTCGGGGGCGGTGAAGCCGTACGCCACGACCACGTCGTTGCCCCACTGATCCGGCATCTTCCACTGGGTCGTGTCACACCAGCCGGGCAGGCCAGAGCGGGCGACGGTCTTCCTGATGTGGGGCCACAGCTGGTTGCGGACCTGCCGGAAGCGGGTCGCGGTGGTGACGATGACCATGGTCCCCGGTGGGTTCACGGCCCCGGCCCACGCGACGAGCCTCCCCGCGATCCAGGTCTTGCCCACGCCGAACCCGGCGGGACAGGCGACGCGCTTGTGGAAGGGGACGGCGTCCACGATGTCGCGCTGCTTCGACCAGATCGACTCTCCGAGCACGTCCTCGATGAACCCGCTGGGGGTGTCGTGCCAGAGTCCGTACATCGTGCCGGTCTCCCGCTCGACCTCGGTCAGCACGTGGGCCAGGTCGGTGGGATCGAGGGACTTGATCGCGGCACGGCGTACGGGAACCGAGGCCCGCAGCAGCATGTCGGCGATGCTGCTGGCGTCGGAGGAGCGGACGCCCTGGCGCTGCTCCTTGGAAGCGTGGGCGGCCGCCACGACGGGCGTGAAGGTGGTGGTCGGGGCGTCCATGGGGCGCACCGTGCGCGACCTGCCCCTTTACCGTCCCGGGCAGCGTCGGTCAGCAGTAGCCGCGGTGGATGCCGCGGCACTCCTCGATCAGGTGGAAGTCGCCCCGGCATCCGCAGTCGCAGCCACCCAGGATGCCTTTGGCGAACAGCCTTCTGATCTTCGCAAGGAACAGCTTGTCGGGGATGGGTCCGGTCACCGTCTCCAGCTCTGCATGCACGTCCCACGACATCCGCGTGGGCACCGTTCCCGGACGGAGGGGCCAGCGCTGGGGGGTGCGGCGTACGGCGTCGCGCAGCGTGTCGTCGGGAATGTCCTTGCACTGCATGCGGCGGCCGGCGATGAGTCGGATCGTGGGGCGCTCTGCGGTGTCCATGGGGCGTCCTTGAGACGTCAGCGGCCCCCGTCCGTCTCGCGTTCCTCGGCCGCCGGGGGGTGGTGGCCGAGAAGCGAGTGGGGAGGACGGGGGCCGCTGGGGGGCGGGGCGGCCCCGGGGGGATGGGGCCGCCCCTTGCGGGATGGGTGCTGACCTACCTCGTTGAAGGGATGGAGTGGACCCCTTCATGGCCATAGACGGAGTGAGTCGTCCAGGCGTTACAGGTCGGCGGGAAGAAACTTCAGGGCTTCGGCCGCTTGGTGCCCCAGCGGCGGTCCGCGTTGACCTCGGGATCCACGACTCGGCGGACGACCTTCGCGTCGCGGTCGATCGCTTCGGCGATCTGGTCGGGGGTCCAGCTGTACGGCTCGGCTGCGAGGACGAGCATGGCGGCGTCGCGGATCTCGACGGCTGCGGCGTGCCTGGCCCTGGCCGCCTCCATCGAGCGGGCGATGTCCGGCAGCTCCTCCGCGGCCTCCTTGAGGTACTTCACCCCGGCGGCGCGGGCGGCGGCCGGCTGTTCTGCCCGGGTGGGGACCTTGGCGTCCCGGGGCAGCCCGAGAGCGCGCTGCTGGACACGGACCATGCCCTGGCGGGTGATGCCTGCGGAGTCATAGACGCCGCGGGCGGTGGTGTAGAACGCGAGGCTGTTGAGGGCGGCGTCCCGCTCGGGGAGCAGCGCGGCAGTTTCTTCCTCAGCCTGGTCGGCGGCCTGGGCTGCGCGGCGCAGGCGCTCGTCGGGGGCGACGGCGAGGGTCGCGAACTCCTTGCGGAGCTCGGTGACGGCCTGCTCGCGGACCTTGTCGAAGTCGGGGCGCTCCAGCGCGCCCACCTTCATGCGGCCGCCGGCGGTGCGCACCGCTTCCTGTGCGGCCTCCAGGTGAGCGAGGGCGGCATCGCGACGTGCCTCGGCTGCCTCGTACCGAACGGCCACGGTGACGGCTTCATCGTGGACGTCGGGCCGCTGCCACAGGGTGTTGTGCGACCGGGCGGCTTCCAGGTTTGCCCCGGCCCACCATCGGGCGTGGGGAGCCAGGGTGGCGCCGTTGTGCGCTGCGGCGATCTTCATCGCGTAGCTGTAGGCGACGCCGAGGTTGGCGGCGAGCGCGGGGGTGACCTTGCCGTCCGCTAGGGCGGCGGAGGCGAGGAGCTGATCCCGCTCGGGCCTGAGGACGGACAGCTCCATGTTGGCCTGGTCGCGCAGCTCCTCGGCCTTGATGCGCCGCTGGAAGGGGTCGCTGATGCCCTGGAGTTCGGTCTCCACCTCGGTGGAGGCGTCGGTGCGGATCTTGTCGTAGTCGATGCTGCTCATGGTGTTCCCGTTTCCGGGCGCGCGCCCTGGGGCGCTGGTGGCAGGGGCCTCCCCTAGCCATTCATCCTTGGTCGGAAACTGTACACCACGTCCACCTGGTGGTTGTCGTGCGCGAGGTCGCGCATGGCAAGGAACAGCAGCTCGTCGCCGGTCGGCTGCTCGCGGGAATCGAAGTGGACCCGCGGCGGGATCGTGGGGGCCGGGGCCTGCTCGGGGGCGTTCATCCGCGCCGCTTCTTCCGCCCGCGCCCCGTGTGCGGCCAGAAGAGATCGCCGTGGAGCGCGCGCTTGCGCTGGTACTCCTGGTACTCGGCGAGACCGAAGAGGCGGACCAGGTAGACGGACCGCGAGGCGAGGGTGAGGGACACCCCGATGCGTTTGTCTCCGCCGTCGAGCATCCACCCGGTGCTGACCGGGACGCTCCGGCCGCTCGTGCTCCAGCCGCCGATGCTGAACCGGCCGAAGTCGCGGTACCAGTTCTCTCCTGTGGTGAGCGCGTCCCCGAGTCCCAGGCGCGCGAGGCCGACGGTGAGGCGGAAAATGCTGAGGGTGGCGCCGATGGTGCGGGGACGGCCGTCCTCGTGGGTGCGCACCGGTCCGGCTGCGAGGCGGGATCCGCCGCGCCAGGCCATCAGGTGCCAGCGCAGGGTGAGGGGGATGGTGCGAACGTTCATCGGGCGCCACCCTCCGTACGCAGGACGGCGGCGCGCCGGGGCGGCACGACCCGGGCCCGGGTGCCGTCGGCGTACAGGACGTACTCGGAGCCACCCGGGTAGAGGACGGTCATCTCGCCCGGCAGCATGGGCCGACGGACCTTCCAGCCCGAGCTGTACGACTCGCGGGGGTGGTCCTCGAACCAGGAGTTGCAGGTGGTGCACACGAGGAGCAGGTTCTGCGGCTGGTTAATCCACTCCTCCCGGGAAGAGCCCATCCCCCTGTTGACGCGGTGGTGGATGGTCAGGTCCCGCAGGCTGTCGCAGCGCACGCACCGGCCGCCGTCACGCTGATGGACGACCATCCGGACCGACTCCGAGGGGCCTGTGCGGCGTCGAGAGGCCACGGCGCAGTTCTCCGTCCTGCTCCCGGCGCCGGACCGGTGACGGCCGCGGGGGAGCGCCGGGAGCGAGGACGAGAACATGCACGTCGGGAAGGGCTAGCGTCCCGGGCCGGCCGTCAGCCGGTCGCCACGGCTTCCTCCTCCTGCCGCTCGCGGGCCGAGCTCAGGGCGTCGAGGAGCTCGGCGGCGAACCCGATCGGCAGGCAGTCGACGCCGACGGAGCCGATGTCGTCCTCGCCGAGCTGGACGACGTACTCAGCGCGCGGCTGCTCGCTGTCGTAGTAGTAGGTCCCCGGGTCGGCCTCATCAAGGGGGCCCTCGGCTCCGTCGAACCAGCCGACTCCGAAGAGGCTGTCGATCGCTTCGGCGATGACGGCGTTCGGCAGGGCGCTGAGCTCGATGGTGGCCAGCCCGTCTTCGTCAATGCAGACCTTGCCCTCGCCGAGGACGTTCGGCTGGTCGATGACGAGCGTGGTCGGGCAGCAGTAGGTAGGGGTCTTCGTCGGCTGGAGGCCGGGCAGGGCGATGCTCAGCGTGTTGACGGCCCGCGAGCGGGCCAGGTCCCAGGCTTCCTTCCACTCTTCGAGGGCCTTGAGGACGGCGGGCTTCATGGTGGGCTGCATGGTAGGAGTTCTCTCCGTTCGTGCGTACCGGGCGGACCGCAGGGGCCGCCCGGCCTGGAGCGGGTACGAACGGATGAAGGTGTCGCGGCTCGACTCCTTGCGTCTCGGCGAGGCCGCGTCAGCGGCCGAGGAACCCCGAGCACAACGGCGCCCGCAGCAGCCCCAAGAGGCTGGCCACGGGCAAACTTCGTCTTCTTCTTTCGGTTGTGTTGGGTTGTTCTTGTTTACGTGCGCCACAGCGCATCAGGCCACATACGCCACAGCGCATGAGGTCACATACGCCACAGCGCATGAGGATTTCACCACGTGCGCTGTGGCGCATGAGGAAACCCTCATACGCCACAGCGCACCTGGATATGACATTGCAGGTCAGACCCTTGCGAGGCGGCGGAAGCCGAGCCGGTCAGCGAACCGGCGGCCCAGCAGCGCCCACCGCTTCGGCGACCGGGCCCCGGTACGGGTGACGGCAACGGGGCTCGGGCTGGGCAGGACGTGGCCAGGCTTCTCCCCGAGCTTCCGGGCGAGGCCCTCCGTGTCGACGGTACCGCCGACGGCGAAGAGGCCGGGTGAAGCGTCCGGGCCGGCTGCCCGCGCGTGGTCTGCCTCGGCCACCTTGTTCTTCAAGACGCCGCACAGCCGCTCGTGCTCGCTCGCGTGGGCCCCGGCCGCGTTGACCCGGGCACCGAGGGCCAGCCACCGGGCGAAGGTGCGGTAGGACACTCCGGCGCGGCTGGCCGCCTCCAGCCGGTTCGCACCGTCCGCGACCGCGCCAACGAGCTGCTCCACCCGGTCCTCGGTGAGGACGATGAACGTGCTCCCCGTACCGGCGGGGACCTTCGCGGCGGGGGCTTCCTCGGCAGGCTCCGGCTCGGCCTCCCCGCTGGCCGCCTCCACCCGGGCGTACAGGACCCCGCACAGCCGCTCGTACTCCGTAGTGGCGCCGCCGGACAGGTGGACGTTCCGGCCCCGCGTGAGCCACCGCTGAACACTGCGCCGATCCACCCCAGCCGCCGCGGCCGCCTTGTCGAGCCTGTTGGCCGCGCACGGTCCGGCCACGGCGTCTACGAGCGACTGCGTCAGGATCGCCGGGCGCCCGATCGGCTTGACGCCCTTGGGCACTCCCCGCTCCAGCTCCTCGCCGGACAGGATCGCGTTGATCCCCCGGCGCTTGCGGTCGGCGACGTCGAGCGCGACGGCCAGGTGCAGCGCGAGCTGGTCGACGGTCTGCTCCTGGCGCTGCGCCCCGGCCGGCCCGGTGGCTCGCCCGCCTTGCGCCAGCACCTGCTCGCGGGCCTTCCTCCCCTGAGCGATCCACGTCTGCAAGGTCCGCACCGCAACGCCGGCGTGCGCGGCCATCTCCTCGCGGGTCTTGCCCGACTGCGCGGCGTGCGCGAGCTGGTTGATGATCCGGCGGTTGAGGAGGGTCGGGCGGCCGCGCTTCTTCGAGGTGTTCGTCATGGCGCGGAAGGTAGGCACCCGTCGGGCTTTGTGTCCTGGGGTGCCGATCGGGGTCCCACCGCCAGATCACGACGGGGACGGTAACCGCCCCGCACCCCCATGGTGCCCGCCTCCGGGGCG
Protein-coding regions in this window:
- a CDS encoding MarR family transcriptional regulator encodes the protein MNAPVLLWGSFNVFAYLPNVPGPALRLLVHLMGTQEAGGRIVQTQQVIADYLGVDRALVSRGLKHLELARLVVKEGQGIYRLNPMVAAFHTPAEAQTAFNAMKPEDYLDVPDFEERYQAAVADDELARKRKAAERKKTAPVGDLTAHRRRRNQAAS
- a CDS encoding helix-turn-helix domain-containing protein — translated: MEVPVQGDRLQPQGEPARKKAPPPLSPYRRGDQATVFAVPAGHTLTVKAEPTSTGFVGRSFAMDSLEFLRWAAVYFHDDALSLRVVIFLMGSQEPGGLIKATQEQLAKTLQAHRVHVNRSMRLLVGLGLVHMVKRGVYQLNPQASLRGGVTEVEEAEPRRSHEKLTRKIDQLAIIDAFRHDPKALEEFKWLELPKPAPRRPRNRKKPAEPDTSEE